The region TACAATAACGCCCAAAATACATTGATTATTTCATAAAATAAATAGTCGGATTTACCGTACAGTCTGTGAAATCGATCCCCGCTGAAAGGCTTTCTAAATTGTTAGCTGGCTAGGCTACTAACGTTAGCTATGCCAGTGACAGCTGCTTGCTTCACTAGTCACAAACATCCGGTTTTCGTTCGGCGGGTGGAGAGCTCTCTGTCTTGGCAAACACACTACTATACTTCTGACTCCGAAAACGAGACAGAGACATAGGTGGAGGTATGCGGCTGTTTGATCAAGGCCTATCTTCGATTATGATAGCAGATATAGTTTCAAACCTGCTTGCTTTTACTTCATCATTAGATCTGTATCCCCAAAAAAGTTTCGAAAACCTTGTGCACAAAAACTACATGCAGAATTCTAGTGGCAGTCTCAGATCTGAATTAAGTTTTTGTTAATTTCTGTAAAAGGTAATATTGCTGAGTAATAACAAGCAGATCATGATCAGGAACACACGTTTATTTCCAATATTACATCAGTTTGCATGTAGAGAAAATGAGAAGAAATAACaatcaatcatcatcatcaccgcCTGTTTTGTCAATAACTTTCTTCATCCACCTTCTCATACGGAAAAGATGGGTGTAGAATCCATATTTCCCATCCCTGTCACATCCTTCTCCCCAGGACACAATGCCAATCTGATACCAACGGTTGTCATCTGGGTTCTGTGAATGAGGATAAAAGTCATTCTCATGCGTATATCAAATATAAAGGGGAATATGCAAGACATCTAATGAGTGAAGTTCGTGTTTCTCTAGTTGTATACCTTCATGACAAAGGGACCACCGCTGTCCCCTTCACAAGCATCACCCGTTTTCTGTTCCTCTGGTTTGAAGCCTGAAAAGTACATGGGCATTATGAGGAAGCGTCATACTAATTGAAACACTTGTGGTTCACCAAGTCACACTGCACCAATTCACTTTTGGTTAACATATTGGATGGACTTGAGCTACAGTATACAGCAATTCCCATTCTGAGATGAGAACTGCTACTCACCAGCACAGAACATGTTGTCAGTGATGCGGATAGAGGTAGAGGCTCTGCAGATATCCTGTTCAACGATGGGTAGATGGATCTGCTGGAGAACTGTGGGTTGAGACTTGGGGGAGGAAGTCCATGTCTCATAAAGGTTACCCCAGCCTGTCACACGGCCTTTATAGCCAGCAAACATCAATCTAGGAGAAATAGAAAAAAGGATGCTACCATTGCTAGTATGTGAAAAAGCTCAGAAATGTTATTTCATATTTAATCATTACTGATAGCTACATTACACTCTCTTACGTCTTAGCAACCTGCTTGGTTGGTAGACAGACAGGATGAATCTCATCAGTGAAAGTAACGGGCCTCCTCATGTGCAGCAGAGCGATGTCCCGGTTCAGGTTCTCCTTCCAGTTGTACTTGGGGTGGATAATTATCTCATCAATGGCCACAATCTTCTCTGTGCCCTTCTCAAACCTGGGATTAGGTTGAAATAGGGTATTATCCAAGAATGTTTTGGTATGGCTATATTATTGTTTCGTCACGTCTTATGGCATGTCTTGGTTCACTGTTGCACTGTGCAAAAGTCGATGTGTATTGTTTGTTTAATACAGATGAAATGGGAAAATAGGAGATAATCACTCACTTAGCTCTGTTATGTTTGCCAAGGCGGACCAGGATGTCATTGATGGTGAAGTTTTTGTTCCATGGTGGGTAGAGGATGCAGTGGGCTGCAGTGAGGATCCACTCATCACTGATTAGACTGGCCCCACACAGAAGCTCCTGGGGACTTTTCTTGTACAACATCACCTGCCTGACATCAAAGCATACATGAATAACAGGCATCATCATTTTCTTCTGCCAAATTACATCTGTGTCTTTCTTTTAAGGCCGAGGCTCCGGATTTGACTTTTCCGGCCTTGTGCATTTCTCACTGTCAATCGTGAAATTATAATTATTCAGGTTTTACAGGTGAAACATCTATGCAGCATCTGCATACCAACCATCTGATCTCAATGAGTTCCATGGGGATATTTAGGTCTTCTTGAGTTATAGGCTACCGTTTAAAGTAGCCTACAGTTTTGTTTTGAATGAATGTATTGTGAGTGAGTGTATTTTTAGAGCAGATtgtgttaacaaactgtagcatAGCATACCTGTGTTTAGTTTCAATCGAAGCACATATTTTGCCTAGTGGCGTACTTTAGAGTTTTGGCCACATGAGAAAAAAAAGACACTTTCAGACACAATCATCCTAAAATCTCATAAGAAATTAGGTGATGTTTTTTTGTCTTACAGTAACGTTACTATGCTATTATATTTGGGTTAGTTATGTAGAATAGGCTCCTATCATTATGTGTTCTTGCAGACATTGATTCAGCATTGATCTAACGTTATTAAACGGTCCCCATTCGCCAGAGTAGCCCTGTTCTCTATGAGTAGAACAGAGACTATGTTTAAAGTAGAGAATCTCGCATGTGCAAAAGCTTCGGGCCTTTAGCTGTCTGGAAGAAAGGTGCAGAAAAGTCAGATCGGGCAATGCATTGACAACCCCAAAACATATCCTCTAAACGATAGACAGAGATAACTTCCTTTCCCGCTCCCACCGTGTATATGGTCAAACATGATGACCATAATCCTAAGTAGTAGTCCTACGTAATGCAATAGAATAAATGTGGTGTTTTGAATATCTATTCATTTCATTACCATGGTGCACTGGCCACTTCTGCATCAATCCCTTTAACAATACGGCCTCCTTGGTAGGAGTCAATCAGTTCTTGCTCTCTACCGTCCTTCTTACTTATCTTCTCAAACATGGGTCGCTCCCCACACACTGAAAATAAAGCAGAGTTGAATTCAAAGTCATGAAAATAGACACTTTCCTCCTCGGTATGCCGTACCTTACACTTTATGTCCAAAATTATACTACTTACCCATCTCTCCACTGCCAAAGCTCCGAGGGCTGAAGAAGGTTGTTCTGGGCCCAGAGAGTGTTGTCCTTTCCCTTCCCCCAGCCGCCTCCTCATCGTTATCTATTGGGTCATCTGAAAGAGAACAACAGTCCAGCACTCCCAGTAAAGAGCATTTATGATACCTGTCAGATATTTTTCTTCAGAGTCCTAATATTTTAAGTGAATCGTTTAGAACTGGAACAAGTGTTCAGCTCAGTGAAACAGCTCACCACACATTTCAAGGTCACAGTAGTCCACAGTGGTATTTCCATGCTGGTCCACAAAGCACCAGGGTCCCTCCATATCTCCGTCAGGGTTTCTACAGTGGTTCGCCACAAGTTTGACCTCTGGGATGAAATCCTTTCCTTTGCTGAGTGCCAATGCCTTTGGGGAGGCCCAAGGCAGACACTTTTGGCCGTTCGTGGTAACTGAGAGATCCCCAGTATAATCCAAGCCATTGTTGGCCATGCAGTCCTTCTTGGTGTACGTGGCTTTCCCATCCACTGCAGTGGGTACTTTTGGGGGTACCCAAGGCTCCCCTGTAAGGGAACAATCACAATAGAGGACCGCTAAGACATATTGCAACATGCTCTGCACTTTGTTGTTGCGCAAGGACGCATATAAACTACCGTATTGTCATTGTAAAAGCATACCCAGCTAAGCAACAACATGCAGCCAAATGATGGTTATTTTATGCAGTAGGGAAATCATACCACATTTTGGAACGATACATTGCTCTCTCCTGACTGTGGGATCCCTGGTGAAGCACCAAGGTCCTTCAGGAGTTTTGTCTGGGTTCCTGCAATAGTTCTCATACAGGGTCTCATCCAGCAAAGTATTGAACTCCCTAAGAAGAGATGTTTACCCCTCAGCAACGACACAGCAAGAATGGGACAACTTTGAAATTACATCCCTCAAGTCATGGGGTCAATAATACATACGTAATTCTGTGTGGGAAGTTACTGGACCAGTACTGGCATGTTTTTCCTGAGGAAGTAGTGAAGATGGTGCCGTTGTAGTTCTCACCAATGCCCACTGAGCACCATCCTGTAATATGCAGGCCCACATAATATTTGAGAAACAGGATGTCCTGCTCAAAAAAATTTATCTTTAACATTATACAATTTTCCTGGTAGATTCCTCACACTTTTTAGCTGGTTTCAACACAAACATTAACATTTTGTCACAAAATCATTGACATATTTGAAATGCACAGTGTAATCAGGCCATAAGTATTACCATCAAGATGAATACACCCCCTCACTGTATTTATATTGTCCTTGGTTCTCAGCAGTGAAGTGCCTTTGCAAGCTGTGAAGAAGACAAGCAGAATTAGAAAACTTGAGGCAATACTTGCCTCTACTTACTTATCACTGCCAAAGTCGATATTAATGTTTGTTCTTTAAGTATAAAGAGCACAGCATGTGTGGGAAGAGCAAAACATGTGGGGTCACCAACACTGGGGCTAAAGCCTATTCCTCAACCAAGTCGACTCACATCTCAGTTGCACTTTGTTCTGGTTCAATATCATATATTTACATTGGTGTTGTGACTCATGACTGCACACATTTCATGGATAAGGttttgatagaaaacacaaaTACTTACCCAAATAGTTGCCCCAAAAGGCCTTCTATATTGAGAAAGATCAATTTAGACAGTTATTTGGGGAGAAATACTATAATCATACTTTATTATGCAAATTAACATAGTGTTACCCAGGTAAACATAAAGCTCATGTTTTAGTTACTAGTAAACCAAGGTGAATATGAATTTGCTTTCCATAATACTTCAATCTAACGAGCCAGACATTCTCACCGTTTTGTCAGGCTTTTCAAAGACTTCACGGGCTTCTTCATGGTCACAGATCTCCTCGATGCACTCCCGTTCCAAGTTCCCAGGTTTCAACTCCTCAAGGAAGGAATTTGCCCGTTTAGCACGGATAAAAACCTGTGAGGCCTCTTTGCTATTAAGAAATACTATAAACAAATATTTGATAACTCAACCCATTGTTTAGTGATATTAAAACAGACAAATAGCCTAATTCACATCAAGGAGTAACAGTTCAAGGGGTATACATTTTCTAAATTTCTATATTTTTGAAACTTTCTTGCTTTTGTGCTCTCTGGGTTGGCAAATAAAAGCTGGTATCTTACCATTTTCACAAAGGGTGATCTGAAGAGTAGAAGAAAATAGTAGAGTGAAAATGAGAGTTGCGGGTATTTGACCCATTCTTATGGATAGTTAAGACAGAACTCAGAACAAAACCTAGGACATCACCAAACCTTCTCACCCCCTCAAAATCCAGTACTCATTGAAACACCCCACTTTCTGTTACATTGAatccacctggttaatattgaaCCACTATACTAAGACTGACTCGGGGCTGCGCCTCCCATTTGGGCCATGTCACATACAATGTTGCATTCAATATTTCCATTAAAGTTTAAACTACTACATATGACCATGGATAAGCTTTCCACACAATGTCAAGAATTGCTTTCTCAATTGTTTATTTTCTGTCAGGGCCTACTCATGGattactttatatatatatatatatatatatataaagaaattATATTCAGTAATTACAAGCAGAATACCAAATGATAAAGACTTAAAGGCAATGTCAAAAACAAATACACAATAAATCAACCTTTTAAAACACCCCTATCTGCTAATTTAGACTATGATAGTGTGTGCCGCTAAGCTGCATAGACAGGCATAAAAAACACACACTCCAAACCAGAATGTTTGCTGATTCAGTCTCGGACTGTCCCAACCATCGAAAAATTTGCACCCAAATTTTGAGTGAAGCATTGGAGAAAGAGGTGAAAAGTCAAAAGTTGTGTTCAAAAACACATATAACTGTTGTAAAGCCACCACAGAGGTACTTATTTTCTCTCTTTTAATTGGAGTCTTCAACAATAATGATAATATTGTTGATGGGCCCATATTTACAACAGTGTGTTAAAATACAGTAAAGCTATTTAAAAATCCTTCATAAACAATCTCCAGAGATCAAATATATTTTGGTCAGATAAAAAAGAAAACTATTCATAAGGATTTCTCTTTGTAACCATTAAGATATTTCCTAAAATACAGGGGCAGGTAGTTTTAGTAGTCCTTGAAAAGAACATTTGCTGCAGGTAGTGGCTAGATAAGGTCCACCACAAATGTTATATTAGCTTATATCTTTAACTCGTTCACAGCTGTCTCCCTTCTCCAGTAATCTAAATGGAGTATCCTGATGGTGATATCATAACATATTTGATATTCATGACAAAGGTATTTTCCAAGTAAGTACTGCTTATTGTCTTCTTTTAGGTAAAGTACATCTAGAATGCAAAAATTGTTTTTATTCACATTCTTGATTTTATTTGAAGATTTAATTAAACAGCAACAGAAAGCAAAATGGTGTGAATTGCAGTTTTAAACTCCCGTTTCGATCTCTATTGTCTCTGCCACAGAGCTCAGTCCATCCTCGCCATGTAGAATCACCAGGTTGCTGTGTGTTTTGTGCTCCCTTACCACAATGCACTTATCATTAGAGTCTGAGACAATTATCTCAATGATATTCTCATTTAGCTGGAATTGGCCCACATCCTGTTCCAAACCTTCCTCTATTACCACAGGAGATATGTCACTATCATGATATGAGTCACAGGTGCTGACAATAACCTCCCCTAAATTAGGCAAGTCTTCAATGGCCTGAACATACACTACTGTCTGACTCTCCATGTTCTCATCAGGGACATCGACCCATGGCTTGACCTCTGTCTTGCGAGGGGCCTTTCTAGGTCTGCCTCTAGCATAGGCAGAGTGGCTAGACTCCAGAGCTGCTGGGGCGTTAGCTAGCTCCCCAGATGTCCTATCTTCTCTCTTTTGATGGGAGAACTGGTGGTGAACCAGGCTCTGCATTAGCGTGTAGCCAGCACCACATGTCGGACATTTGTAGGACTTCTCTTCAAGGTGGGACTTCATGTGGCAGCGTAGCTTGGTGGCCATGGTGTAGGCTTTCCCACACAGCTCACACTGTGTGAggtctctcccctgtgtgtaaACGTTCGTGGGCCCGCAAGGTGTGGGGGTCCCGCAAGGCTTTGCCACATATAGGGCAGAGGTAGACTTCCCCTGTGTGTGATAAGAGGTGTCTGCAGAGTTCAGGCACCTGTGAGAAGTACTGATTGCAATGGTTGCACTTGTAAGGCTTTTCCCCTGTGTGGATGTGTAGATGCCCCAAAAGGTTCCCCTGCTGTCGGAATGTCTTATTGCAGTGGAGACAGGCATAAGGCCGTTCTCCTGTGTGCAAGCACATGTGATTCCTAAGGGAGCCTGAATTGGCCAGTTCGTTACCGAAGACAGGGCACTTGAGCTTAGGAGCGTGGTAATTTTCTTCCTTAGCGCGGTGGGCCTCCCTATGAATACTGAAGGCCAGCGGGCAAAAGCCTTCCCACATATATCGCAGACAAAAGGCCTCTCTCCTGTATGGAGAACTTCATGCTCCTTCAGGTCTCGTTTCATGCCATAGCTCTTGTCACACTGCTGGCACTTGAATGGCCTCTCTCCCTTATGCATCAGAAGGTGGGCCCTGAAGTTCTCTTGGGAGCTGTAATTCCTACCACACTCTGTGCATAAGTAAGGCTTTAGGTCCAAGTGGGTGAATTTGTGCTTCTTCAGGTGATATAGCTGAAAGAAACTCTTGTCACACTGGTCACATGTATACCTCCTTTCCCTGGTGTTAAAGAGGTCTGGAGCCATCATAAGCTCCTCTGTGTCTTGCTTCCCCCCTTTGTCAAGATCCTTTGGGATTTCATCTGAGCTTATATTTTCTATATTTTATATCTGTTTCTTGGCAAGCTCGTCCATTTTCATCACCAACTCTGGACGTAATTTCCAATGTCACTTGACGATCCAGATACCCATTTTTGCACACTTGAAGACGCTTGTGGATGCAGCTGACTAATGAATGCACCTTCCTGGGTTTAGCAGCCAGTCTGCAACTGGCCCTGACAACCTGTGGCCCCTGCACCTCCTGGGCTTTTCTTACCACATTATCTGGTTCTTCACTACTCTTTGAAGGCTCGTCAGCAGGACTCACAAGCTTGTCCTCAGAGCATGGCACATTGGTTATTTCTGGAATGAAACGttctgtttttattattttgCAAGAGTGAACGTCTCTATTCTGTTCCATTGTTTTCTCACCACTGGAATGAGAGTCTCTCACACATCTCTTGTTCATTTTGTAGATAAGAGGTTTGCTCCTTTTGATTCCAGTCTGgcttttctcctcctccaccaccataGACTCTGTACACCCCAAACCCTCTGTAAACCCCAGTGGAGAAGTTGACATGAATCTGAATCTTCAGTGTGCTCCTCTGGCTCTGTAAGACATACAAATATCTTCCACGTAACATTTCAGAAACAACTATCCAAATATAAAATGTAATCATTTCATAACATAAAATGCACAATATTTATTAGTTAGTGTGTATTAAGAATGCTATTGAATGTGGGTGTCAGGCTACCTATAAGCTTGAGCTCTTGCTCTGTGGAGTTTACACCTGGGGATCCATCCTCTCTGGACTTGCGAGGTGTAACTTGTTTGCGAGGTTTGCCTGGTGTTGTTAGTGACCCTCCTTGGCTTCCATACGTGTTCCAGAGGATCAGCTAGGAAACTCTGAAGCAGAAGCTCTGTCCTTGGTTGATGTCTTTGCAGGCCCTTAGAAAGAGACTTCCATTCACCTCATGAACAGTAATATTATGTTCATCTTTCCTCCTTGCATTACAGGCAAATCTGCATAAAACAAAGAAAGCGTGTTTCTTCCTCCCAATTACCAAATTAATTATGACAGTAATGTTAATGTGTTTGATACAGCTGAgcactacaaaacaataaccatttgtttatttatttttttacctagaGACACCTACCTAATCCAATAGCACCTGTCCCAAAGATTCCCCTTGATTATCGTCTGATACACTTCTTCCATCAAGCTCTGACGACAACAAATGTGTTACATTCAATACACTTGCAACGTCATAGAAACTTGAGCAAGTGTGTGCCTCCGCCATCACAACCACTCTGATACACACCTCTGTAAAGTCTTCACTTTGGTCAAAGGTGTTGCTTTGGTCTTCCACGCCCAGAAGCATCCCTTTCTGCAGAGCATGTCCTACACACCAGAGCCCCAACTGGCCATCATTCGCTAGAAAGGGGCCCACTGTCAGTCCACGAGGAACAGCATTCAGCACACTGTGTAGTGAGTCCTGGTTTAGGGATGGGCCCCTCATACCCAGAGAGTCCATCCTatcgggtggcaggtagcctagtagttagagcgttgggccagtaactgaaagattgctagattgaatccccaagctgacaaggtaaaaatctgtcgttctgcccctgaacaaggcagttaacccactgttcattggccatcattgtaaataataatttgttcttaaactgacttgcctagttaaataaaggttaaataaaaaatcaaattAACTCTCTATAGCCACAAAATGTAGAGACTCACAAAAATGCAAATGTTTTGAATGTCGTGTACAATGTCAAGCTTACAATGACACAAAAATGCACGTTTTGGATATAATTTATAATGACTAGCTACATAGGAAGTGGAAACGTATCTCCTTGACTTGTGTTTCAAGCTGTCATtgtcagtataatacagtactgtataagCAACTGCAGCCACATACACAACGTATATACCATAGGAATATAGCTAGCTGAGATTTATGACCATCGTGTATCAATAATTGTGTGTGACATGCATACGTGATTGCTTGGAGCTGCCAACATGAGTCCCCTGGTGGGTGGCAAGATTCGTCGGGACAATGTATGTAAGCCTGAGCATGCGCGGACAAGGCAACACATTTCAGCGCTAATGTAAGCCCCTAACAAAACAATTAGCTAATGTAATCGAGTTTGCTCACTAACAATATTTGGCCTGCTTAACTGGAAATAGTACACGTCGACAAGGGACCGTGAGTAAGTTTGTCAATGACTTCGTGACACAGGCAGCAAATTATTATGAAGCGCAAGCCAACTATTAACTGGCGagttagcaagctaactagctatggTTTCAGTAGATCGCTGGAACAGGCTTGAGTATATGTCAAAAATCTAGTAACAGTAGTTATTTAACTTGGTAGTTAGCTATTAACGAACGTTATCAACGCGTTTTTATGTATTATTGGTGGCACTGATGATGCTAACAAACTCAAACTAACGTTACTGCATTTGCATAACGTTATGCATGCAACATTGTTGTCTGACTAACCAGTCGACGACAATGTGGACATGATACTATGCCGGTTGGGATATCAAACATCTTTCAAATAGACGGTCGATTCGCGGCAATAACTCGAATTTCAATTAACTCAGGATTTCCACAGGTTCTTGGCCAATTTGTAGCATTATTTTTTTCCATTTGAAAACTCCGGGAAAATCATCGTTCTCCAGCCAAGGACAGAATCCGGAAGTCCTCAAGTTCCTGTCTTCCTAAACATTCCGACAGGAAACGTGTCCTTTCTCGCACATCGTAAATGCTATATTTATCATAATTCGAATGGTTAGAAAGTCACATGATTACATGATATAGGCATGGGTCATTAGCTACCGTGCTTTGCtgtttttgttatttcccaactagCTAATTTACAATAGTTAATTTGTCAGCGGCAAGAGGAACTCGTGTATGTTATCTCATAGAGCAAGCACCGTAGTCCCGTTTATG is a window of Oncorhynchus kisutch isolate 150728-3 linkage group LG3, Okis_V2, whole genome shotgun sequence DNA encoding:
- the znf408 gene encoding LOW QUALITY PROTEIN: zinc finger protein 408 (The sequence of the model RefSeq protein was modified relative to this genomic sequence to represent the inferred CDS: inserted 1 base in 1 codon; deleted 1 base in 1 codon) — encoded protein: MMAPDLFNTRERRYTCDQCDKSFFQLYHLKKHKFTHLDLKPYLCTECGRNYSSQENFRAHLLMHKGERPFKCQQCDKSYGMKRDLKEHEVLHTGERPFVCDICGKAFARWPSXIHREAHRAKEENYHAPKLKCPVFGNELANSGSLRNHMCLHTGERPYACLHCNKTFRQQGNLLGHLHIHTGEKPYKCNHCNQYFSQVPELCRHLLSHTGEVYLCPICGKALRDPHTLRAHERLHTGERPHQCELCGKAYTMATKLRCHMKSHLEEKSYKCPTCGAGYTLMQSLVHHQFSHQKREDRTSGELANAPAALESSHSAYARGRPRKAPRKTEVKPWVDVPDENMESQTVVYVQAIEDLPNLGEVIVSTCDSYHDSDISPVVIEEGLEQDVGQFQLNENIIEIIVSDSNDKCIVVREHKTHSNLVILHGEDGLSSVAETIEIETGV
- the f2 gene encoding prothrombin — translated: MGQIPATLIFTLLFSSTLQITLCENVFLNSKEASQVFIRAKRANSFLEELKPGNLERECIEEICDHEEAREVFEKPDKTKAFWGNYLACKGTSLLRTKDNINTVRGCIHLDGWCSVGIGENYNGTIFTTSSGKTCQYWSSNFPHRITEFNTLLDETLYENYCRNPDKTPEGPWCFTRDPTVRREQCIVPKCGEPWVPPKVPTAVDGKATYTKKDCMANNGLDYTGDLSVTTNGQKCLPWASPKALALSKGKDFIPEVKLVANHCRNPDGDMEGPWCFVDQHGNTTVDYCDLEMCDDPIDNDEEAAGGRERTTLSGPRTTFFSPRSFGSGEMVCGERPMFEKISKKDGREQELIDSYQGGRIVKGIDAEVASAPWQVMLYKKSPQELLCGASLISDEWILTAAHCILYPPWNKNFTINDILVRLGKHNRAKFEKGTEKIVAIDEIIIHPKYNWKENLNRDIALLHMRRPVTFTDEIHPVCLPTKQVAKTLMFAGYKGRVTGWGNLYETWTSSPKSQPTVLQQIHLPIVEQDICRASTSIRITDNMFCAGFKPEEQKTGDACEGDSGGPFVMKNPDDNRWYQIGIVSWGEGCDRDGKYGFYTHLFRMRRWMKKVIDKTGGDDDD